The DNA region GCTCCGGCACCTCGATCGGGACCAGACCGCCGGTCTGGGCCGGAGTGACCTCCGTCGCTCCGATGTAGCCGTCGGCCACCGGATAGCCGAGGGACTGCTGGATGGCTTCGGAGTTGATCAGCCGCACGGTGCCGTCCTGCGGGGTGATCGCCCCGCTGCGTCCGTGCTCGCTGCGGCGGACATGGCCGATGACGGTCACCTCACCGTTCGGTGGCGCCGGCCCAGTGCTCATCGGAGCAGTGCCCGGCGCGGTGGCGATGAACCCGCGGCTGACGAGCAGCGTGCCGGACGCCGTCTGCAACGGGGTCAGGATCTCGACGCCTCGGTCGTCGCCATTGTTGCGATTGCGTACCACGAGCTGGTGCGCAGCATCGAACGTGCCGGTGGCACGGACCAGCTGCCACTGGTCGTCATCGACGATCGGATGGGTGAAGACCTGCTCGTACGGCTTGACCGGTGCTTGCTCGTTCCTGATCGTCGCGGCGTTGTGACCTTCCCGCTCGGCAAGCCGACGCAACTGCCACTGGCCGAGGTTGACGAACACGATCCCGAGCGCCACCACGAAGACGACGAGCAGCGCCCACCGCAGCCAGAGTCGTCGCACGGCCTCCAGGTTAGGCGCTGCCCTCGGACGAGCCGGCATCGGTGGGATCGTCGGCCAGGACCAGTTCGGTCACCCTTGCGGCGGCGCCACCGAGGGTCTCGATCCCACGGCCGACGGCGACGCCGAGCAGGTAGGTCGTCAGCGGTGCGGCGGTTCGCTCCACTTCATGCGCACAGTCGCGCGCCAGGTCCAGCAGGGTGTGGATGTCGTTGTTGTCGAGCCGAGCGTCGGTGATGCCGAGTTCGGCGGCGGCACGGTCCAGCCAGGTGCTCAGATCCGTCACGATTCTCGATTCCTCGGGTTGGGATGTGTTTGACAGGATGTTTCCATGGGCCGAGTCACGCAGCGCCAGCGGGTGGTCCGCCTCGGCGCCGATGATCGAGCGGACCGGATGGACACTCTGGCGGTCGAGGAGCCGTTGGAGATCCGGCTGAATGGTCGCCCTTTTCAGGTGACGATGCGTACGCCGGGTGATGACATCGACCTGGTGCATGGGCTGTTGCACAGCGAGCAGGTGATCTCCGAGGCCGCGCAGGTGGTCCTGGCGCGCTACTGCGCTGGTGTCGGTCCGGATGGCCAGAACACCTACAACGTGATCGATGTCACGCTGGGGGAGGGGGCGGTGTCGCCCGATCCGGGCTTGCAGCGCAACGTGTTGACCTCGAGCGCCTGCGGAGTCTGTGGCGCGGCGAGCATCGACCAGGTGACCAAGGTGGCTCGCTATGACTTGTCCGCGACCCCGGTGTCGCAAGACCTGCTGCTGGCAGCACCTCAGCTGGTACGACCGCAGCAGAAGGTCTTCGCCAAGACCGGCGGCCTGCATGCCGCCGCGATCCTTGACGTCTCCGGCGCGGTGCGCTGCGTCCGCGAGGACGTCGGCCGGCACAACGCGGTCGACAAGGTGGTCGGCTGGGCCCTCCGCCAGGGGCGGGTGCCGCTGCCCGACACTGTGCTGTTCGTTTCCGGTCGGGCCTCCTTCGAGCTGGTGCAGAAGGCGGTGTTGGCCGGGATCGGCATCGTCGCCGCGGTGTCGGCGCCGAGCTCGTTGGCCGTCGAACTCGCCGAACGGAGCGGGCTGACTCTGGTCGGCTTCCTGCGCGACCACTCGATGAACGTCTACACCCATCCCCAGCGGGTGGCGTAGCGTCGGAGCCCTCAAACACTCGACGGAAGGTCGACACAATGGCACGTGGATCGAGACAGTGCGCCGGGGCTCGCGACGCGGGCCTGCTGCTGCTCAGGGTTGGTGTCGGCGGTGCGTTGGTCGCCCACGGCACACAGAAGCTGTTCGGCTGGTTCGGTGGGGGTGGCATCGAGGGCACCGCCACGTTCCTGGGCTCGGCCGGTTTCGAGCCTGCGAAACTCAACGCCACCCTGGCGGGGGTTGGCGAGGCCGGCTCGGGTGCGCTGCTCGCCCTCGGTCTGGGCACCGGTCCGGCTGGGGCCGCGGCTTCCGCGACGATGTCGATCGCTTCCGCGGTCAACGCACCCAAGGGTTTCTTCGCCACCAACGGTGGCCTGGAGTTGCCGGCTGCCTACGGGCTGGTGGCGTCGGTGCTGGCGCTCACCGGCCCCGGGCGGATCTCGCTGGATCAGGCGACCGGGCAGGTGTTCTCCGGCCGGACTCTCACCCGGCTGGCCTACCTTGCTGCGGCCGCCGGCGCGGCGTACACGTTCTGGAGCCGACAGAAGACCCTGGCCGACCGTGCTGCGGCAGCCGCGCACGACTCTGCCGGCGAGGACAAGGACGCGTGAGAGCGGACTAGGCTCGTCGGATGACCACGCTGCTGCCGATTCCCAGGATCCGCTTCGCGGATCCGGCAGCTGACCCCGTCACTCAGCAGCCACTTCAGGATGCGTACGGTCGGGTGGCGACCGATCTGCGTGTCTCGTTGACTGACCGCTGCAACCTGCGCTGCCAGTACTGCATGCCGGCGGAGGGCCTCGATTGGCTGCCGCGTGCTGATCTGTTGAGCGATGAGGAGATCATCCGACTGATCAGGATCGGGGTCAGCAGGCTGGGCATCACGATGGTCCGACTGACCGGCGGCGAACCGCTGCTGCGGCCGGATCTGGAATGGCTGGTCGCGGCCATCGCAGACCTCGACCCGGCACCGACGATCGCTCTGACCACCAACGGCATCGGATTGGCGAAGCGGGCTCGGCGGCTGGCCGACGCCGGCCTGGCCCGGATCAACATCTCCTTGGACACCCTCGATCCGCAGACGTTCAAGCAGATCACCCGGAGGCCCCGGCTCGCGGATGTGCTCGCCGGCGTCGAGGCATCCGTCGCGGCCGGGCTGACTCCGGTCAAGATCAACAGTGTGCTGCTGCGTGGGGTGAACGACCACGAGGCGTATCCGCTGCTGGAGTGGGCGATGCGCACCGGCGTCCAGTTGCGGTTCATCGAGCAGATGCCGTTGGACGCCCAGCACGCCTGGAAGCGGAGCGAGATGGTCACCGCGGACGAGATCCGCGCTCGGCTCAGCGAGCAGGTACGGCTGGTCGAGGACCCGATCGATCGGCAGCGCCGGGGAAGCGCGCCGGCCGAGCTGTTCCGGGTCCAGGGGACCGAGCATGCGGTCGGCATCATCGCCTCGGTGACCCGGCCGTTCTGCGGTGCCTGCGACCGGGTTCGGCTGACCGCCGACGGCCAGCTGCGCAACTGCCTGTTCGCCCGGACGGAATCGGATCTGCGGGCGCCGCTGCGGTCAGGGGCGTCCGATTCCGAGATCGCCGACCAGTGGGTCCGGGTGGTGGCGATCAAGCGGCCCGGACACGGCATCGACGACCCGTCCTTCCTGCAGCCCGACCGGCCGATGTCGGCCATCGGCGGCTAGTCCGCCTGTGCGGGCAGCTCCTCGACCTCGCGCAGGAATCCGCGGGCCGACAGGAATGCGCTCAGCGAGTCGCGGTGGTCCGGGCAGGCGAGCCAGTGCTTACGGCGGTCCGGGGTGTGGATCTTCGGGTTGTTCCACAACACGTCGTACGCGGCCGGAGCCTGACAGCCTCTAGCGGAGCAGACCAACTCAGCCGGCCCCTCAGGTCCGTTCGGTCTCCTAGGGAACCCGATGACCATGGCTGCCGGTCTCCTCGTCGATGTCTTTGTCGACCTCGCTGCTGATGATCTCGCCGGTGGTCAGACTCGGCCGTTCGTCCCCGGTTGTCACCTGGGGTGCGTCGCTCGGGGCGCCGCTGCCGCTGTAGCTGCCCTGGCCGCGCTCGTTGACTTGATTGGCAAAGATCACCGCGACATAAGGCAGCAGCACCGCAGCGGCGAACAAGATCCAGCGAAAGACCCCCGGAGTGAAGATCATCGCGATGAAGCAGGCGGTCCGGAAGGCCATGGTGAGGGCGTACCGGCGTTGGCGTCGCGCCAACTCCTCACTCGCGCCGGAGCGCGCGTCGGTGATCGGCTCGAAGGAGCCGAACGCGACGCCGCCCGAGCGATATCCGGCCCGGCCGTGCGACTGCTGGGGACCTGTGCCAGCTTTCATGCTGCCCACCAGTTCAGCCTACGCGCCCGTTGTCGATAGGTTGTGGCCGTGACTGATAGTGAACCGACGACGTCCGTGGCAGCGGCCCAAAAACCCCGAGTGGTGCTGGTCACCGGGGGCAGCAAAGGCATCGGCCGCGGGATCGCCCAGCGGCTGCACGCGGCAGGCCATCGGGTGGCCGCCACCTACCGCAGCGGTGACGTGCCGGCCGGCGTGCTGGGTGTGCAGTG from Microlunatus phosphovorus NM-1 includes:
- a CDS encoding DoxX family protein produces the protein MARGSRQCAGARDAGLLLLRVGVGGALVAHGTQKLFGWFGGGGIEGTATFLGSAGFEPAKLNATLAGVGEAGSGALLALGLGTGPAGAAASATMSIASAVNAPKGFFATNGGLELPAAYGLVASVLALTGPGRISLDQATGQVFSGRTLTRLAYLAAAAGAAYTFWSRQKTLADRAAAAAHDSAGEDKDA
- a CDS encoding SURF1 family cytochrome oxidase biogenesis protein, whose amino-acid sequence is MRRLWLRWALLVVFVVALGIVFVNLGQWQLRRLAEREGHNAATIRNEQAPVKPYEQVFTHPIVDDDQWQLVRATGTFDAAHQLVVRNRNNGDDRGVEILTPLQTASGTLLVSRGFIATAPGTAPMSTGPAPPNGEVTVIGHVRRSEHGRSGAITPQDGTVRLINSEAIQQSLGYPVADGYIGATEVTPAQTGGLVPIEVPELSSGPHFWYAMQWFMFAGVGLLGIFVFIRSDLRDRRAARAKQAATVSGSAHGSETA
- the moaA gene encoding GTP 3',8-cyclase MoaA → MTTLLPIPRIRFADPAADPVTQQPLQDAYGRVATDLRVSLTDRCNLRCQYCMPAEGLDWLPRADLLSDEEIIRLIRIGVSRLGITMVRLTGGEPLLRPDLEWLVAAIADLDPAPTIALTTNGIGLAKRARRLADAGLARINISLDTLDPQTFKQITRRPRLADVLAGVEASVAAGLTPVKINSVLLRGVNDHEAYPLLEWAMRTGVQLRFIEQMPLDAQHAWKRSEMVTADEIRARLSEQVRLVEDPIDRQRRGSAPAELFRVQGTEHAVGIIASVTRPFCGACDRVRLTADGQLRNCLFARTESDLRAPLRSGASDSEIADQWVRVVAIKRPGHGIDDPSFLQPDRPMSAIGG
- the fdhD gene encoding formate dehydrogenase accessory sulfurtransferase FdhD, whose translation is MGRVTQRQRVVRLGADDRADRMDTLAVEEPLEIRLNGRPFQVTMRTPGDDIDLVHGLLHSEQVISEAAQVVLARYCAGVGPDGQNTYNVIDVTLGEGAVSPDPGLQRNVLTSSACGVCGAASIDQVTKVARYDLSATPVSQDLLLAAPQLVRPQQKVFAKTGGLHAAAILDVSGAVRCVREDVGRHNAVDKVVGWALRQGRVPLPDTVLFVSGRASFELVQKAVLAGIGIVAAVSAPSSLAVELAERSGLTLVGFLRDHSMNVYTHPQRVA
- a CDS encoding DUF3099 domain-containing protein gives rise to the protein MKAGTGPQQSHGRAGYRSGGVAFGSFEPITDARSGASEELARRQRRYALTMAFRTACFIAMIFTPGVFRWILFAAAVLLPYVAVIFANQVNERGQGSYSGSGAPSDAPQVTTGDERPSLTTGEIISSEVDKDIDEETGSHGHRVP
- a CDS encoding DUF6457 domain-containing protein — its product is MTDLSTWLDRAAAELGITDARLDNNDIHTLLDLARDCAHEVERTAAPLTTYLLGVAVGRGIETLGGAAARVTELVLADDPTDAGSSEGSA